In Vibrio coralliilyticus, the following are encoded in one genomic region:
- a CDS encoding YdcH family protein — protein MLGEDHSLLNEFPQYKETIRALAKMDENFLAAMKSYDSLDKEIRKLEMMDSPVSDEEMHKMKHDQAVMKDQLHKRLISAHR, from the coding sequence ATGCTAGGTGAAGATCACTCTCTACTCAATGAGTTTCCACAGTACAAAGAAACCATTCGAGCATTAGCTAAAATGGATGAAAATTTTCTCGCTGCAATGAAGTCCTACGATTCACTAGATAAGGAAATCCGCAAATTGGAGATGATGGACTCTCCTGTTAGTGATGAAGAAATGCACAAAATGAAGCATGATCAGGCAGTGATGAAAGATCAGCTCCATAAGCGATTGATTAGTGCGCATCGATAA